A DNA window from Hordeum vulgare subsp. vulgare chromosome 1H, MorexV3_pseudomolecules_assembly, whole genome shotgun sequence contains the following coding sequences:
- the LOC123396719 gene encoding uncharacterized protein LOC123396719 — translation MAGVGAQGRRAGVAAGRLCFPSRADDGWALRACRFDQTGSVPVHNPTRAQPQVKPFFILRSAGSTSPSAALSAGSTRHQPFLRSAGDISRPTLIARQALWAGDWRRSLTMTGGDSLRGRRRDGLQACPSPHPSASASSHRSTPSPTPPEKVNLPVDLNAASLKLLEHNVTSHFGVKHTT, via the exons ATGGCCGGTGTGGGTGCGCAGGGGCGGCGGGCCGGGGTGGCCGCTGGCCGGTTATGTTTCCCGAGCCGCGCCGATGACGGGTGGGCCCTTCGTGCGTGCCGGTTCGACCAAACCGGCTCCGTGCCGGTTCATAATCCGACCCGAGCCCAACCACAGGTCAAACCCTTCTTCATCCTCCGCTCCGCCGGATCAACCAGCCCTTCCGCCGCCCTCTCCGCCGGATCCACCAGGCACCAGCCATTCCTCCGCTCCGCCGGCGACATCTCCCGGCCAACACTCATCGCTCGCCAGGCGCTGTGGGCGGGGGACTGGCGCCGGTCCCTCACCATGACAGGAGGAGACAGCCTGCGAGGCCGCCGCCGTGACGGGCTCCAGGCCTGCCCGTCGCCGCATCCCTCCGCATCCGCCTCTTCCCATCGCTCCACGCCCTCACCAACACCACCAGAG AAGGTTAATCTTCCTGTGGATCTGAATGCTGCAAGCCTGAAGCTGCTTGAACATAATGTTACCTCTCATTTCGGAGTAAAGCACACAACGTAG
- the LOC123396730 gene encoding putative surface protein SACOL0050 — protein sequence MDQEAASSTVLRLLRRLCAAAPGPGGAWREELMAFLWRLWSRLQACKNLHRAAPVPVADTRTLDGDHAQATEDVSKDAELDIDVMSKNDGQAELRKDGDDAQATEDDDDYLAKKEGDDAGYFSCETEDTEHDDEGYFSCETQDDKERAFGIQSDDARSTERALDIEVAKLKNGQDTHLASAADLSKGKNDGQAELRKDGDDAQATEDDDDYLAKKEGDDAGYFSCETQDTEHADEGYFSSVNEEDADADADSKNDRAFGIQSDDADDKERDVMGNNAELDGPAVIGNKKGFGVCSQMEVQKAPALAPWGSARAGRAPARAVEEEDDDRRAIHLKYVELCASFKGNKTYCFSCFMESQQKKPAEIEKRMEQATKHMDSSHKSSSNPRKCKKKGCFAMSRISQDIGHHEKFAHGL from the exons ATGGACCAGGAAGCCGCCTCCTCCACGGTGctccgcctcctccgccgcctctgcGCGGCCGCGCCTGGTCCCGGCGGTGCCTGGAGGGAGGAGCTCATGGCCTTCCTATGGCGCCTATGGAGCCGGCTCCAGGCGTGCAAGAACCTGCACCGCGCGGCGCCGGTGCCCGTCGCTGACACCCGCACGCTCGACGGCGACCACGCGCAGGCGACCGAGGACGTGAGCAAGGACGCCGAGCTCGACATCGACGTCATGAGCAAGAACGACGGCCAGGCGGAGCTCCGCAAGGACGGCGACGACGCGCAGGCgaccgaggacgacgacgactactTGGCCAAGAAAGAGGGCGACGACGCCGGCTACTTCTCCTGCGAGACCGAGGACACCGAACACGATGACGAAGGTTACTTCTCCTGCGAGACCCAGGACGACAAGGAACGCGCGTTCGGCATCCAGTCCGACGACGCCCGCAGCACGGAGCGCGCGCTTGACATTGAAGTCGCCAAGCTCAAGAACGGCCAGGACACCCACCTCGCCAGCGCGGCCGACCTCAGCAAGGGCAAGAACGACGGCCAGGCGGAGCTCCGCAAGGACGGCGACGACGCGCAGGCgaccgaggacgacgacgactactTGGCCAAGAAAGAGGGCGACGACGCCGGCTACTTCTCCTGCGAGACCCAGGACACCGAACACGCTGACGAAGGTTACTTCTCCAGCGTCAACGAGGaagacgccgacgccgacgccgacagCAAGAACGATCGCGCGTTCGGCATCCAGTCCGACGACGCGGACGACAAGGAGCGCGACGTCATGGGCAATAACGCCGAGCTCGACGGCCCGGCCGTGATCGGCAACAAGAAGGGGTTCGGCGTCTGCTCCCAGATGGAGGTGCAGAAGGCACCTGCTCTGGCCCCGTGGGGCTCTGCTCGTGCGGGTCGAGCTCCTGCTCGTGCCGTtgaagaggaggacgacgaccgcAGAGCCATCCACCTCAAGTACGTGGAGCTTTGCGCCTCATTCAAGGGCAACAAAACCTATTGCTTCTCCTGTTTCATGGAGAGCCAGCAAAAGAAGCCTGCCGAGATCGAAAAGAGAATGGAACAG gcCACGAAACACATGGATTCTTCTCACAAGTCAAGCTCAAATCCTCGCAAGTGCAAAAAAAAGGGCTGCTTTGCCATGTCAAGAATTTCACAAGACATCGGCCACCACGAGAAATTCGCACATGGACTCTAG